The proteins below are encoded in one region of uncultured Eubacteriales bacterium:
- a CDS encoding conserved hypothetical protein (Evidence 4 : Homologs of previously reported genes of unknown function), which translates to MQSVIKQIYSGKLCPAERSKVCITEFYKAKNVAVLAHDAFEEKLCQAMKEELDEYLSKESDVTAYHIEQAFSDGFRLGAQLMLEVLEVAKMLELDYIEIDGLLYPNIALDDEELYSDLGKYGDLRLKYLHEQKSEIYRKLLFSGELARHCADMERSAFDMAKRIRGQYLEQNPPPFEDTLARIQVFTLAQDIADECVLHDLIYA; encoded by the coding sequence ATGCAGAGCGTGATAAAGCAGATTTATAGCGGTAAGTTGTGCCCCGCTGAACGTTCCAAAGTATGTATTACAGAATTTTATAAGGCAAAAAATGTGGCGGTACTGGCTCATGATGCCTTTGAAGAAAAGCTGTGCCAAGCTATGAAAGAGGAACTGGACGAGTACCTTTCCAAAGAGTCGGACGTAACCGCTTATCATATAGAGCAGGCATTTTCAGACGGATTCAGGTTAGGCGCACAGCTAATGCTGGAGGTTTTGGAGGTGGCAAAGATGCTTGAGTTGGACTATATAGAAATAGATGGTTTGCTGTATCCCAACATTGCCTTGGACGATGAGGAGCTTTATAGCGATCTTGGTAAATACGGCGATCTGCGGCTTAAATATCTGCACGAACAGAAGTCGGAAATATATCGGAAACTGCTGTTTTCGGGCGAGCTGGCTCGGCACTGTGCCGATATGGAGCGGTCTGCTTTTGACATGGCAAAACGGATTCGAGGACAGTATTTGGAGCAAAATCCTCCGCCCTTTGAGGATACATTAGCAAGGATACAGGTATTTACACTGGCACAAGATATTGCCGACGAATGTGTACTGCATGATCTGATATATGCCTAA
- a CDS encoding conserved hypothetical protein (Evidence 4 : Homologs of previously reported genes of unknown function): MAKDDIGMEVPQQEIESLARLFLPKIRQFFESEEGQREFAEWKQQQAQEATKEAK; this comes from the coding sequence ATGGCAAAAGACGACATCGGAATGGAAGTTCCACAGCAGGAAATTGAGAGTCTTGCGAGGTTGTTCCTGCCGAAAATCCGCCAATTCTTCGAAAGCGAGGAAGGACAGCGGGAATTTGCTGAGTGGAAACAGCAGCAGGCACAAGAGGCTACAAAAGAAGCTAAATGA
- a CDS encoding conserved hypothetical protein (Evidence 4 : Homologs of previously reported genes of unknown function) produces the protein MDTALILRIASEKNQHFASNEIASLLSQSALVGKLTADFVGHPLFAVFRIMGLSEIPYIERLPYTQKMIAYINQNIATAHGFSCLGGVEEIVPCYNAMLLEAYCRLGLATSKEAQAALSWIEQYQLLGRNQTTLWPYKGVCKHGGCLGKTPCYIGIGKTVRALTTYSECVKYENQNVEKLLIQGTDYMLRHKMFQKLSDGQPISAHITDIMFPQSYALSLTDLIYIVGKRRLTASEDSAALLRLLQEKQIEANQWKIDYLYSYKGYVCFESRRKASEWVSALFPMWLSGSV, from the coding sequence GTGGATACCGCATTAATATTAAGAATTGCTTCTGAGAAAAACCAGCATTTTGCGAGTAACGAAATTGCCAGTCTACTGAGTCAATCGGCATTAGTGGGAAAACTCACGGCAGATTTTGTGGGTCACCCTCTATTTGCTGTCTTTCGGATTATGGGTCTGAGTGAAATCCCATATATTGAAAGACTGCCTTACACGCAGAAAATGATAGCCTATATTAACCAGAACATAGCGACTGCACATGGATTTTCATGTTTAGGCGGAGTTGAAGAAATTGTCCCTTGCTACAATGCAATGCTATTGGAAGCCTATTGCAGACTTGGCCTTGCTACCAGCAAAGAAGCACAGGCAGCTTTAAGTTGGATAGAGCAATATCAGCTTTTGGGGCGCAATCAAACCACTTTATGGCCTTATAAAGGTGTTTGCAAACATGGTGGTTGCCTTGGAAAAACGCCATGTTATATTGGTATTGGCAAAACCGTCCGTGCGCTCACCACCTATTCAGAGTGCGTTAAGTATGAAAACCAGAACGTGGAAAAGCTCTTGATACAAGGGACAGACTATATGCTTCGCCATAAAATGTTTCAAAAATTATCGGATGGACAACCAATCAGCGCTCATATTACAGATATCATGTTTCCGCAAAGTTACGCACTCTCACTTACAGACTTAATTTATATTGTCGGAAAAAGGCGGTTAACGGCAAGTGAAGACAGCGCAGCATTGTTACGCCTTTTGCAAGAGAAACAAATAGAGGCAAACCAATGGAAGATAGATTATCTATACAGTTATAAAGGCTATGTCTGCTTTGAAAGCAGACGCAAAGCATCGGAATGGGTTTCAGCATTGTTTCCAATGTGGCTATCTGGCTCAGTGTAA
- a CDS encoding Helix-turn-helix domain protein produces the protein MKEVAEKIKLLRESVNLSQAKLAALANATQSSINRYENDQSAVPLPLLVWYADYFDVSLDYIFGRTDKPEGKLYSYKPKFSEENEQFRQFIEMCFDPKSPMNDKLKQALMEMVSKGGDSV, from the coding sequence ATGAAAGAGGTTGCGGAAAAAATCAAATTGCTGCGAGAAAGCGTGAATTTATCGCAGGCAAAACTTGCAGCGTTGGCTAATGCAACTCAATCTAGTATTAACCGATATGAAAATGACCAGTCTGCTGTACCTCTGCCTCTGCTTGTCTGGTATGCGGATTATTTTGACGTATCTTTGGATTATATTTTCGGCAGGACGGACAAGCCGGAGGGCAAGTTATACTCCTATAAACCGAAGTTTTCCGAGGAGAATGAGCAGTTTCGGCAGTTTATCGAAATGTGCTTTGACCCCAAATCCCCCATGAATGATAAGCTGAAACAGGCTTTAATGGAGATGGTATCGAAAGGCGGTGACAGTGTATGA
- a CDS encoding hypothetical protein (Evidence 5 : No homology to any previously reported sequences): protein MKKTAEQLQAALDREIEYTEKLNKKIDLMREQLKERITIQEHEKAIALLQEKHAQEISKINNRQSQKHNERGAGRRKKATNQVILRVLELRQEGLSQQNISKAIFEEFEIVISRTTVGEIVRGEHGNGTE from the coding sequence ATGAAGAAAACAGCCGAACAACTTCAAGCTGCGCTTGACCGAGAAATAGAATATACCGAGAAGCTCAACAAGAAAATCGACCTCATGAGAGAACAGTTAAAGGAGCGCATTACCATACAGGAGCATGAAAAGGCTATTGCTTTGCTCCAAGAAAAACATGCACAGGAAATATCGAAAATTAATAATCGTCAATCACAAAAACATAATGAGCGTGGTGCCGGACGCAGGAAAAAGGCAACAAATCAAGTCATTTTGCGGGTTTTGGAGCTGCGTCAGGAAGGTTTATCCCAGCAAAATATCTCAAAAGCTATTTTTGAGGAGTTTGAAATTGTCATTAGTCGAACGACCGTTGGAGAAATTGTACGTGGTGAACACGGAAACGGTACTGAGTAG
- a CDS encoding putative type I restriction enzyme HindVIIP M protein (Evidence 3 : Function proposed based on presence of conserved amino acid motif, structural feature or limited homology) translates to MAVTNSVELGFEKEIWKAADIMRGNMDAAEYKHVILGLIFLKYISDRFEHKYKRLLKEGEGFEEDKDAYLEDNVFFVPAAARWDNIKSQAHTPAIGKVIDSALDAIEQANKILKGVLPKNFARPELDKRRLGEVVDLFTNIAVAANGGTMDLLGRAYEYCLGRFAEQEGKLAGEFYTPACVVRTLVEVIQPFNGRVYDPCCGSGGMFIQSANFVQAHRGNINNLSIYGQDSNPTTWKLCKMNLAIHGIEADLGRTSEDTFFKDLHPTMKADYILANPPFNLSNWGADKLADDIRWKYGIPPTGNANFAWMQHMIHHLSAKGRLGMVLANGSLSSQSSGEGEIRKKIIEDDLVEGIVAMPPQLFYTTQIPVSLWFLNRAKKQPGKTLFIDARNMGTMISRRLREMTDEDIAKIANTFIAFEEGTLADEAGFCATASTEEIAKQDYILTPGRYVGLAEQEDDSEPFEEKMTHLTSELSDLFTQSHELENEIRRRLGAIGFEL, encoded by the coding sequence ATGGCGGTAACCAATAGCGTAGAACTTGGATTTGAAAAAGAAATCTGGAAGGCAGCTGACATTATGCGCGGAAACATGGATGCTGCTGAATATAAACATGTTATATTGGGGCTTATATTTTTAAAATACATATCAGATCGGTTTGAGCATAAATATAAGAGATTACTTAAAGAAGGCGAAGGTTTTGAAGAAGATAAAGATGCTTATTTAGAAGATAATGTATTCTTCGTTCCCGCCGCAGCCAGATGGGATAATATAAAATCTCAGGCACATACGCCGGCAATCGGAAAAGTGATTGATTCTGCCTTAGATGCTATTGAGCAAGCTAATAAAATTCTAAAAGGTGTTTTGCCGAAAAATTTTGCCCGACCAGAGTTAGATAAACGTAGGTTGGGTGAAGTAGTTGATTTGTTTACCAACATTGCCGTAGCTGCTAATGGTGGTACCATGGATTTATTGGGGAGAGCATATGAATATTGCCTTGGACGCTTTGCTGAACAGGAAGGTAAGTTGGCCGGGGAGTTTTACACTCCTGCATGCGTAGTACGCACCTTAGTAGAAGTAATTCAGCCTTTTAATGGACGTGTATATGACCCCTGCTGTGGTAGCGGCGGTATGTTTATACAGTCTGCAAACTTCGTGCAGGCTCACAGAGGAAATATCAATAACTTATCTATTTATGGACAAGATTCAAACCCCACTACATGGAAGCTGTGCAAAATGAATCTTGCCATTCATGGTATTGAAGCTGACCTTGGCAGAACATCAGAGGATACATTCTTTAAAGACCTTCATCCCACTATGAAGGCTGATTATATTTTAGCGAATCCTCCTTTTAATCTTTCCAACTGGGGAGCAGATAAGCTGGCTGATGATATACGTTGGAAATATGGTATTCCCCCTACTGGCAACGCAAACTTTGCATGGATGCAGCATATGATTCACCATTTAAGCGCCAAAGGGCGCCTTGGAATGGTGCTGGCTAACGGCTCGCTCTCCAGCCAGAGCAGTGGCGAGGGCGAAATCCGCAAAAAGATTATTGAAGATGACTTGGTGGAAGGTATTGTCGCCATGCCGCCACAGCTATTTTATACCACACAAATTCCTGTTTCGCTGTGGTTTTTAAATCGTGCCAAAAAACAACCGGGTAAAACCTTGTTTATTGATGCCCGTAATATGGGAACTATGATTAGCCGTCGCCTGCGAGAAATGACAGACGAAGACATTGCTAAGATTGCTAATACTTTTATTGCTTTTGAGGAAGGTACGCTAGCAGATGAAGCAGGCTTTTGCGCAACGGCTTCAACAGAAGAAATCGCTAAACAAGATTATATTTTGACTCCGGGACGTTATGTTGGGCTGGCCGAGCAAGAGGATGATAGTGAGCCTTTTGAGGAAAAAATGACACATCTGACCAGCGAATTGTCTGATTTATTCACACAAAGTCATGAATTAGAAAATGAAATTCGCCGGAGATTGGGGGCGATTGGTTTTGAGCTATAA
- a CDS encoding conserved hypothetical protein (Evidence 4 : Homologs of previously reported genes of unknown function) yields MLNHIISAFDLAEWHAMNHGHMYKQDWLPQVDDFAKPYGKGVLQNAGTVSRQAAIEKATEKYRKYCKQVADFPSTAEQDYLDNLKQTQKKLQGMTGGERE; encoded by the coding sequence ATGCTCAATCACATAATATCTGCTTTCGATTTAGCAGAATGGCACGCAATGAACCATGGACATATGTATAAGCAAGATTGGCTACCTCAGGTGGATGATTTCGCCAAGCCCTACGGTAAAGGTGTTTTGCAGAACGCAGGCACTGTCAGCCGACAGGCAGCGATTGAAAAAGCTACGGAAAAATACAGAAAATACTGCAAACAAGTTGCGGATTTTCCCTCTACTGCTGAGCAGGATTATTTGGACAACCTAAAGCAGACGCAGAAAAAGCTGCAAGGTATGACTGGGGGTGAGCGGGAATGA
- a CDS encoding DNA-binding helix-turn-helix protein, which yields MNFCEIVRLIREKTGMSQEDLARALNVSFATINRWENGKTRPNKLTQSVFFDFCKLHGVNIDNLMDAED from the coding sequence ATGAATTTTTGCGAAATTGTAAGATTAATAAGAGAAAAAACAGGCATGAGTCAAGAAGATTTGGCACGTGCTTTAAATGTGAGCTTTGCCACCATCAACCGATGGGAAAATGGAAAAACACGTCCTAACAAATTAACCCAGTCAGTATTTTTTGATTTTTGCAAACTACACGGAGTGAATATAGACAATTTGATGGATGCGGAGGATTAA
- a CDS encoding hypothetical protein (Evidence 5 : No homology to any previously reported sequences), whose product MSALKADAKHRNGFQHCFQCGYLAQCKDIRILTEQLQLFIKAELFGIATPLAPASQSLHKADG is encoded by the coding sequence ATGTCTGCTTTGAAAGCAGACGCAAAGCATCGGAATGGGTTTCAGCATTGTTTCCAATGTGGCTATCTGGCTCAGTGTAAGGATATACGAATTTTAACCGAACAGCTTCAGCTTTTTATAAAAGCAGAGTTGTTCGGTATTGCTACCCCCCTAGCGCCTGCCAGTCAATCTCTCCATAAAGCTGACGGTTAA
- a CDS encoding conserved hypothetical protein (Evidence 4 : Homologs of previously reported genes of unknown function), giving the protein MMDGWQECALGDAISLIIDHRGKTPKKLGLDWSLSGYRALSARNIKTGKIVQPENVYYASEELYRKWMKEEIIRGDILITSEAPFGETYYWNSDEKIILSQRLYALKCKNTFSSKFLYYFMNTGRFQGEMRGRATGTTVIGLRQPELLKCKIVYPSLCEQHAIAATLSCLDEKIELNNKINANLEAQAQVIFKSWFVDFEPFQDGEFVESELGMIPKGWRVGVLSELINVKYGKDHKKLGDGTIPVYGSGGIMRYAEKALYERESVLIPRKGTLNNVIYINEPFWTVDTMFYSEMRHPHIAKFIYFLVSGKNLASMNSGSAVPSMTTDILNNLLTPIAPDSIFYEYDRLVSPLFNAIHKNTKQSNTLAALRGTLLPKLMSGEIEVPMEESM; this is encoded by the coding sequence ATGATGGATGGATGGCAAGAATGTGCTTTAGGAGATGCAATTTCGCTTATTATTGATCATAGAGGCAAAACGCCAAAGAAATTGGGATTGGATTGGTCACTTTCTGGATACAGGGCATTATCGGCCCGAAACATTAAAACAGGCAAAATTGTTCAGCCCGAAAACGTGTATTATGCCAGTGAAGAACTATATCGAAAGTGGATGAAAGAGGAAATCATTAGAGGAGATATCCTTATTACATCTGAAGCGCCTTTTGGAGAAACCTATTACTGGAATTCCGATGAAAAGATTATTTTAAGTCAGCGATTATATGCACTGAAATGTAAAAACACATTTTCTTCGAAATTTTTATATTATTTTATGAATACCGGAAGATTCCAGGGAGAAATGCGGGGGCGAGCAACAGGGACTACCGTAATTGGGCTTAGACAGCCTGAGTTGTTGAAATGTAAAATTGTTTATCCATCTCTGTGTGAGCAGCATGCCATTGCCGCTACTCTCTCCTGCCTTGACGAAAAAATAGAGCTGAACAACAAAATTAATGCCAATCTGGAAGCACAGGCACAGGTCATATTCAAAAGCTGGTTCGTTGATTTCGAGCCGTTTCAGGATGGTGAGTTTGTGGAGAGTGAGCTTGGGATGATTCCCAAAGGCTGGCGTGTAGGGGTATTATCAGAACTGATTAATGTGAAATATGGAAAAGACCACAAAAAATTGGGTGATGGAACTATCCCTGTCTATGGATCTGGCGGCATAATGAGATATGCTGAAAAGGCTCTTTATGAAAGAGAGTCTGTACTTATACCAAGAAAAGGTACTTTGAATAATGTCATTTATATAAATGAGCCATTTTGGACAGTTGATACAATGTTTTATAGTGAAATGCGACATCCGCATATTGCAAAATTTATTTATTTCCTTGTTAGTGGCAAAAACCTTGCCTCTATGAATTCAGGCTCTGCGGTTCCAAGTATGACAACTGATATATTAAATAATCTTCTGACCCCTATTGCACCCGATTCTATATTTTATGAATACGATCGACTTGTATCACCTCTGTTTAATGCAATACACAAAAACACCAAGCAATCCAATACTCTCGCCGCTCTTCGCGGTACACTCCTCCCAAAACTCATGAGCGGAGAAATTGAAGTGCCTATGGAAGAGTCTATGTGA
- a CDS encoding hypothetical protein (Evidence 5 : No homology to any previously reported sequences), which yields MNITDTLFTVALADIVQTLTNIPNTLTDVTDTFADVSQAFTAYPTTNVS from the coding sequence TTGAATATCACGGATACCCTCTTCACGGTTGCCTTGGCGGATATCGTTCAAACCCTCACAAATATCCCGAATACCCTCACGGATGTCACGGATACCTTCGCAGATGTCTCTCAAGCCTTCACAGCTTATCCTACAACGAATGTCTCTTAA
- a CDS encoding Resolvase domain protein, with amino-acid sequence MNGVIYARYSSDNQREESIEGQLRECMAFAESKGINILSSYIDRALSAKTDNRPQFQQMIKDSGKGMFETIIVWKLDRFARNRYDSAHYKAMLRKNGVTVVSATENISRGSEGILLESMLEGMAEYYSAELSEKVIRGLTDNALKCRYNGGTLPIGYVVDKEQQFQIDPVTAPVVLEVFTAYSEGATMQQLVNLLNERGIRTSRGTKITLNIMAHLLKNRRYIGEYSYRDVVVPDGIPAIIPNELFDRVQERMRKNKKAPARHKAEDDYILTTKLHCGKCGRYMVGESGTSHTGNVHRYYRCHNTKKKKLCDKKAVKKDWIETLVIHQTMRVVMDDVLINKIADTVFALQGKESDTIPMLKKQLAETQKGIENMLNAIQAGIFNESTKKRLDELEERKNQLEVSILQDELQHPVLTKEQILFWLHKFRTTDISDKAERQRLIDSFVNAIYLYDDKIVLVWNYKDGTKTVSLKDIEGSDLSLNTAPNETASNRKIWGFFITFLAI; translated from the coding sequence ATGAATGGTGTGATTTATGCTCGCTACTCCTCAGATAACCAGCGGGAAGAAAGCATTGAAGGACAGTTGCGGGAATGTATGGCGTTTGCTGAAAGCAAAGGTATTAACATTCTAAGTAGCTACATCGACCGTGCGCTGTCAGCCAAGACAGATAACCGCCCTCAATTTCAGCAGATGATTAAAGACAGCGGCAAGGGCATGTTTGAAACCATCATTGTCTGGAAACTAGACCGGTTTGCCAGAAACCGCTATGACTCAGCTCACTATAAGGCGATGCTTCGAAAAAATGGTGTGACCGTTGTGTCCGCTACCGAAAATATCTCTCGTGGCTCCGAGGGTATCTTGTTGGAATCCATGTTGGAAGGAATGGCGGAATACTACTCCGCTGAGCTTTCGGAGAAGGTTATCAGAGGATTAACGGATAATGCTCTCAAATGCCGTTACAACGGCGGTACTCTCCCGATTGGTTATGTAGTAGATAAGGAGCAGCAGTTCCAAATCGACCCTGTTACGGCTCCTGTGGTGCTGGAGGTGTTCACGGCTTACAGTGAGGGCGCAACCATGCAGCAGCTTGTCAATCTGCTAAACGAGCGTGGTATCCGTACAAGCAGAGGAACAAAAATTACACTGAACATCATGGCTCATTTGCTGAAAAACCGCCGCTATATTGGCGAATACAGTTATCGTGATGTGGTAGTGCCGGATGGCATACCTGCTATTATCCCAAATGAATTGTTTGACAGGGTGCAGGAGCGGATGCGCAAAAACAAGAAGGCCCCTGCCCGTCATAAGGCAGAGGACGATTACATACTGACCACAAAGCTTCACTGTGGAAAATGCGGGCGTTATATGGTGGGTGAAAGCGGAACCAGTCATACAGGAAATGTTCACCGCTATTATCGTTGCCATAACACCAAGAAAAAGAAACTGTGTGACAAAAAGGCAGTAAAGAAGGATTGGATTGAAACTCTGGTCATCCATCAAACCATGCGGGTGGTCATGGATGATGTGCTTATCAACAAAATTGCTGACACTGTATTTGCTTTGCAAGGCAAGGAAAGTGACACTATCCCCATGCTGAAAAAACAGCTTGCCGAAACACAGAAAGGCATTGAAAATATGCTCAATGCCATACAGGCTGGCATTTTCAATGAGTCCACCAAAAAGCGTCTGGATGAATTGGAGGAACGCAAAAACCAGTTGGAGGTCAGTATTCTACAAGACGAATTACAGCATCCAGTTCTCACAAAAGAGCAGATACTATTCTGGCTACATAAATTCCGCACCACCGATATTTCGGATAAGGCAGAGCGCCAACGTCTGATTGACAGCTTTGTCAATGCAATTTATCTGTATGATGATAAAATCGTACTGGTTTGGAATTACAAGGATGGCACAAAAACGGTTTCTCTTAAAGACATTGAGGGTTCGGATTTATCATTAAACACTGCACCAAATGAAACGGCCTCAAATCGAAAGATTTGGGGCTTTTTCATAACCTTTTTGGCGATTTAA